The following are encoded in a window of Fibrobacter sp. UWEL genomic DNA:
- the truB gene encoding tRNA pseudouridine(55) synthase TruB, with protein sequence MSNSGFVLLDKIAGETSFKALFPLKRVFSTKRVGHAGTLDLRASGLIIAATGRCTRLLPFVEAKDKCYSFRLHLGYQTDTLEWDGEVVEQDSRAVGTAGSVATIDRVALEAVLPQFTGDIDQIPPKYCAVKINGVRASDLMERGRDIELKPRKIHIASLKVTDVVSNEATEGCSGKSIATFDLICECSKGTYIRALGRDIARALGTCGCVSGIRRHRIGEVTLDKAVRGDDLTREHLLPVDKVLDFPVVRLDDSQVAVIRQGNYLPWKTPIEGVDAEGNVFVANLQGEVLSFCHYEPGRIRPKIYLAEDE encoded by the coding sequence TTGTCCAATTCTGGCTTCGTCTTATTAGACAAGATTGCTGGTGAAACTTCTTTTAAGGCCCTTTTCCCTCTGAAAAGGGTCTTTTCTACGAAGCGTGTGGGGCATGCCGGTACGTTGGACTTGCGCGCATCCGGCTTGATCATTGCCGCTACCGGGCGATGCACCCGCCTGTTGCCCTTTGTGGAAGCGAAGGACAAGTGCTACAGCTTTAGACTTCATCTGGGCTACCAGACCGATACCCTGGAATGGGACGGGGAAGTGGTGGAACAGGATAGCCGCGCTGTTGGAACTGCTGGCTCCGTCGCGACGATTGACCGTGTCGCCCTGGAAGCTGTGCTGCCTCAGTTCACTGGCGACATTGATCAGATTCCGCCTAAGTATTGTGCTGTAAAGATTAACGGTGTTCGCGCCAGTGATTTGATGGAACGTGGTCGCGACATCGAACTGAAACCTCGCAAGATTCATATTGCGTCCCTGAAGGTGACCGATGTGGTTTCTAATGAGGCTACAGAAGGCTGCTCTGGAAAATCCATTGCGACTTTCGACTTGATTTGTGAATGTTCCAAGGGGACTTATATCCGCGCATTGGGCCGTGATATCGCCCGCGCTCTTGGAACTTGTGGTTGCGTTTCCGGAATTCGTCGCCACCGTATTGGGGAAGTGACCCTGGACAAGGCTGTCCGTGGGGATGACCTGACCCGTGAACATTTGCTGCCTGTAGACAAGGTCCTGGATTTTCCCGTAGTTCGCCTGGATGATTCCCAGGTGGCCGTGATCCGTCAGGGAAATTATCTTCCCTGGAAAACTCCCATTGAAGGTGTGGACGCGGAAGGAAATGTCTTCGTGGCAAACCTGCAAGGTGAGGTTTTGAGTTTCTGCCATTATGAACCGGGCAGAATCAGACCTAAGATATACCTGGCTGAGGATGAATAG
- the rbfA gene encoding 30S ribosome-binding factor RbfA, producing MSRRTDRLDEQFREEISKLLQKGLKDPRVSSLTSITRVEITDDLSYAKIMVSVMGSDKEKRDTLIGLKNSAGFIRTVLGKALKIRKIPEMNFVLDENLEHAMHIESILADLKQKGEL from the coding sequence ATGAGTCGTAGAACCGACAGACTGGATGAACAGTTCCGCGAGGAAATCTCCAAGCTCCTGCAGAAGGGCCTGAAGGATCCCCGTGTAAGTTCTCTTACCAGCATTACCCGCGTGGAAATCACCGATGACCTGAGCTATGCGAAGATCATGGTTTCCGTCATGGGTTCCGACAAGGAAAAGCGCGACACTCTCATTGGCCTTAAGAACTCCGCTGGCTTTATCCGCACCGTTCTTGGCAAGGCCCTGAAGATCCGCAAGATTCCTGAAATGAACTTCGTGCTGGACGAAAACTTGGAACATGCCATGCATATCGAAAGCATTCTTGCTGATCTCAAGCAGAAAGGGGAACTTTAA
- the infB gene encoding translation initiation factor IF-2 produces the protein MAIENQIKPTDWAESHGVKVDLVMKLLRDAGVTVRTHMSKVDAADYAKIEAAAEAERAKAEARNKNLKKAPSDPAPSATASKAKAAPAAGGRTLKATLIKGATVTVKKGAAKAAAAPAAPKAETPVEAPKAEAPKVEAVKPAAPAKVDAPAAPKAETPVAAPKVEAPAVAKAEVKPAAPKAEAPKAETVKPAAPAAPKAEAPAASKVEAPAVAKAEAPAAKPAAPAPKAEAPAAAKPAAPADTAPSMVTPGMELKQPPMKAQVFKPDAAILARIEKSRQMAQQNRGPHRGPGGPRGNGNAQGYTGTFGRLNNNNGQDNRNGGNRRPGQGGPGGDRNNNNGGRTFTGRTGGFTGSSMQDAFNASNNNQGFGGQGGFGGGQNGKGNGKGGQQNGRHGQNDKNRRNNNGKDRDQQKEQQQEAVRQNVSRVMADLSKKPVKKVYRKEKSEGETGDEKKILKTSDFITVGELAGLMEQMPARVIAKCMEMGMMVTINARLDFETIQLLADEFGFEAQLMEEYEEEALGVEEEQEENLQPRHPVVTVMGHVDHGKTSLLDWIRKTHVVAGESGGITQHIGAYEVTTSQGKVTFLDTPGHEAFSAMRARGSQVTDVIVLVVAADSMVMPQTVESIELAKREKVPMVVAITKIDLPTANPDKIRAQLAERGVEVEQWGGNTSCIEVSARTGQGMEELLETLALEAEVLELKANPDAHARGAVVESKLDVGKGSMATILVQNGTLHVGDPFVCGIYAGRVRAMFNERGEQLKEVPPSAPCQVLGFDGTPQAGDDLIVVDDEKAAREIASKRRMAARERDLRARKTVSLENTFNEKKDGKLSELNLIVKADVGGSAEALAASLEKLTNKEVRVNIIRKGVGTITESDILLATTAQAIIVSFHLMPSLAVREMAQKEGIEIRNYRVIYDCIEDITNAVEGLLKPTLREELCGEAEIRQVFKVPKVGLIAGCMVTDGTVDRESHVRVYRNGVELGTTVVQSLKRVKDDVKSVARGFECGIGLKGYDDIREGDSLIFFKEVSVARTLKDVAREEAEEKAKKQSEESAS, from the coding sequence ATGGCAATTGAAAATCAAATTAAACCTACAGATTGGGCTGAATCTCACGGCGTAAAAGTCGATTTGGTGATGAAGCTGCTTCGTGACGCCGGTGTGACCGTGCGTACCCACATGTCCAAGGTAGATGCCGCGGACTATGCTAAGATCGAAGCTGCTGCTGAAGCTGAACGTGCTAAGGCCGAAGCCCGCAACAAGAACCTGAAGAAGGCCCCTTCTGACCCTGCTCCTAGTGCGACAGCAAGCAAGGCAAAGGCAGCTCCCGCTGCTGGTGGCCGTACCTTGAAGGCTACCCTCATCAAGGGTGCTACTGTTACCGTCAAGAAGGGCGCCGCAAAGGCTGCCGCTGCTCCTGCCGCTCCGAAGGCTGAAACTCCTGTTGAAGCTCCTAAGGCTGAAGCACCTAAGGTTGAAGCTGTCAAGCCGGCTGCTCCCGCCAAGGTGGATGCTCCCGCAGCACCTAAGGCAGAAACTCCTGTCGCAGCACCCAAGGTTGAAGCTCCCGCAGTCGCTAAGGCTGAGGTTAAGCCTGCTGCTCCCAAGGCGGAAGCACCTAAGGCTGAAACTGTTAAGCCCGCAGCTCCTGCAGCTCCTAAGGCCGAAGCACCTGCTGCTTCCAAGGTTGAGGCTCCCGCTGTGGCTAAGGCTGAAGCTCCCGCTGCCAAGCCTGCAGCACCTGCTCCCAAGGCAGAAGCTCCCGCTGCTGCCAAGCCTGCCGCTCCTGCAGACACCGCACCGTCCATGGTTACTCCGGGCATGGAACTGAAACAGCCTCCCATGAAGGCTCAGGTCTTCAAGCCGGATGCAGCAATCCTTGCTCGAATCGAAAAGTCTCGTCAGATGGCTCAGCAGAACCGTGGCCCTCATCGTGGTCCCGGTGGCCCTCGCGGCAATGGTAACGCCCAGGGCTATACAGGCACTTTTGGCCGTCTGAACAATAATAACGGTCAGGATAACCGCAATGGCGGTAACCGCCGTCCGGGGCAGGGTGGTCCGGGTGGTGACCGTAACAACAATAATGGTGGTCGTACCTTTACCGGTCGCACTGGTGGCTTCACCGGTTCCTCCATGCAGGATGCATTCAACGCCAGCAACAACAACCAGGGCTTTGGTGGCCAGGGTGGTTTCGGCGGTGGTCAGAACGGCAAGGGCAACGGCAAGGGTGGCCAGCAGAATGGTCGTCATGGTCAGAACGACAAGAACCGTCGCAACAACAACGGTAAGGATCGCGACCAGCAGAAGGAACAACAGCAGGAAGCCGTACGTCAGAACGTTTCTCGCGTGATGGCTGACCTTTCCAAGAAGCCTGTGAAGAAGGTTTACCGTAAGGAAAAGTCCGAAGGCGAAACTGGTGACGAAAAGAAGATCCTGAAGACTTCTGACTTCATTACCGTCGGCGAACTTGCCGGCCTGATGGAACAGATGCCTGCTCGCGTTATTGCAAAGTGCATGGAAATGGGCATGATGGTGACCATCAATGCTCGCCTTGACTTTGAAACCATCCAGCTCCTGGCCGACGAATTCGGTTTCGAAGCCCAGCTGATGGAAGAATATGAAGAAGAAGCACTGGGTGTTGAAGAGGAACAGGAAGAAAACCTGCAGCCCCGTCATCCGGTGGTTACCGTTATGGGGCACGTTGACCACGGTAAGACTTCTCTGCTTGACTGGATTCGTAAGACTCACGTTGTGGCTGGCGAATCTGGCGGCATTACTCAGCATATTGGTGCATACGAAGTTACCACCAGCCAGGGTAAGGTTACCTTCCTGGATACCCCGGGCCATGAAGCATTCTCCGCAATGCGTGCTCGCGGTTCTCAGGTGACCGACGTTATCGTGCTGGTTGTGGCTGCTGACTCCATGGTCATGCCCCAGACTGTTGAATCCATCGAACTAGCCAAGCGCGAAAAGGTTCCGATGGTGGTTGCAATTACCAAGATTGACCTTCCCACTGCAAATCCGGACAAGATTCGTGCCCAGCTGGCCGAACGCGGCGTTGAAGTGGAACAGTGGGGTGGTAACACCAGCTGTATCGAAGTTTCTGCCCGTACCGGTCAGGGTATGGAAGAACTCCTGGAAACTCTGGCTCTCGAAGCCGAAGTTCTGGAACTGAAGGCTAATCCGGATGCTCACGCTCGTGGCGCCGTCGTTGAATCCAAGCTTGACGTGGGTAAGGGTTCCATGGCTACGATCCTCGTGCAGAACGGTACTCTCCATGTGGGTGACCCGTTCGTCTGCGGTATCTACGCAGGTCGTGTCCGTGCAATGTTTAATGAACGTGGCGAACAGCTTAAGGAAGTCCCGCCTTCCGCACCTTGCCAGGTCCTCGGTTTCGATGGTACCCCCCAGGCTGGTGACGATCTTATCGTGGTGGACGACGAAAAGGCTGCTCGTGAAATTGCTTCCAAGCGCCGTATGGCTGCTCGTGAACGCGATCTCCGCGCTCGTAAGACTGTCTCCCTTGAAAACACCTTCAATGAAAAGAAGGATGGTAAGCTCTCTGAACTCAACCTCATCGTCAAGGCTGACGTGGGTGGTTCTGCCGAAGCTCTTGCAGCTTCTCTGGAAAAGCTCACCAACAAGGAAGTTCGTGTGAACATCATCCGTAAGGGTGTGGGCACCATTACTGAATCTGATATCTTGCTGGCTACTACCGCTCAGGCTATCATCGTTTCCTTCCACTTGATGCCGTCTCTCGCAGTTCGTGAAATGGCCCAGAAGGAAGGCATCGAAATCCGCAACTACCGCGTGATTTATGACTGTATCGAAGATATCACCAACGCTGTGGAAGGCCTCCTGAAGCCTACTCTCCGCGAAGAACTCTGCGGCGAAGCAGAAATTCGTCAGGTGTTCAAGGTTCCCAAGGTTGGTCTCATCGCCGGCTGTATGGTTACCGACGGTACTGTGGACCGCGAAAGCCACGTCCGCGTATACCGCAATGGCGTAGAACTGGGTACCACCGTTGTTCAGTCCCTGAAGCGCGTGAAGGACGACGTGAAGTCCGTTGCTCGCGGCTTTGAATGCGGTATCGGCCTTAAGGGTTACGACGATATTAGGGAAGGCGATAGCTTGATCTTCTTCAAGGAAGTTTCTGTCGCACGTACCTTGAAGGACGTTGCCCGCGAAGAAGCCGAAGAAAAGGCAAAGAAGCAGTCCGAAGAATCTGCTTCCTAG
- the nusA gene encoding transcription termination factor NusA yields MKNEPKVNLLEVLKGVVEAKDMEDSAVIDALKEALITAARKYLHIEKKIEVDFDMESNEVHVYLRVAVVDDYPDYDLNMTADEVEELDKGYMLVDEAREFNEDAQPGDQLEMEIPIAAFGRQAIQTAKQLLNQQIRDAERQKIMDTYRSRIGSMVSGEVIRLEQRNIIVRLGKTEAMIPPREQISRERWAQGNSIKAVIARVEESSKNGAQVILSRANGDFLKELFRQEVPEIYENTVEIKGVAREPGFRAKIAVYSRDEKIDPVGACVGMKGARVQTIVRELGNERIDIVQWNPDLDVFIQRALAPANVVKLMHVPETLRTVVIISDENLALAIGKNGQNVKLAAELVKRNLDVFGEKEWSEKDDEAKAKVMAPSAADLGHANNARRAH; encoded by the coding sequence ATGAAAAACGAACCGAAAGTTAATTTGCTCGAAGTGCTGAAGGGCGTTGTCGAAGCTAAGGATATGGAAGACTCCGCAGTGATCGACGCTCTCAAGGAAGCGCTGATTACCGCTGCTCGCAAGTACCTGCACATCGAAAAGAAGATCGAAGTTGATTTCGATATGGAATCCAACGAAGTCCACGTCTATCTGCGTGTGGCTGTCGTGGATGATTATCCGGATTACGATCTGAACATGACCGCTGACGAAGTGGAAGAACTGGACAAGGGTTACATGCTGGTTGATGAAGCTCGCGAATTCAACGAAGATGCTCAGCCCGGTGACCAGCTGGAAATGGAAATTCCTATTGCAGCATTCGGCCGTCAGGCAATCCAGACTGCAAAGCAGCTGCTGAACCAGCAGATCCGCGACGCAGAACGTCAGAAGATTATGGACACTTACCGCAGCCGTATCGGTTCTATGGTGAGCGGCGAAGTGATTCGTTTGGAACAACGTAACATTATCGTTCGCCTCGGCAAGACCGAAGCCATGATTCCGCCCCGTGAACAGATTAGCCGTGAACGTTGGGCTCAGGGCAACTCCATCAAGGCTGTGATTGCCCGCGTGGAAGAATCTTCCAAGAATGGCGCTCAGGTGATCCTGTCTCGTGCTAATGGCGACTTCCTCAAGGAACTGTTCCGTCAGGAAGTTCCCGAAATTTATGAAAACACCGTGGAAATCAAGGGCGTCGCTCGCGAACCCGGCTTCCGCGCTAAGATTGCCGTTTACTCTCGTGACGAAAAGATCGACCCCGTTGGCGCATGCGTCGGTATGAAGGGTGCTCGTGTTCAGACCATCGTCCGCGAACTGGGCAACGAACGTATTGATATCGTTCAGTGGAATCCGGATCTGGATGTGTTCATCCAGCGTGCTCTCGCTCCGGCAAATGTGGTGAAGCTCATGCACGTTCCCGAAACCCTGCGTACTGTTGTGATCATCAGCGACGAAAACCTGGCTCTTGCCATCGGTAAGAATGGCCAGAACGTGAAGCTTGCTGCTGAACTCGTTAAGCGCAACCTGGACGTCTTCGGTGAAAAGGAATGGTCCGAAAAGGATGACGAAGCCAAGGCTAAGGTGATGGCTCCCTCTGCAGCAGACCTCGGTCACGCTAACAACGCTCGTAGGGCTCACTAA
- the rimP gene encoding ribosome maturation factor RimP, with product MANEKLDSLIAQACEAVGVTLVEQDMFRAGKRKTLRLYIDKPEGVSIDDCSAVSRHLSDALDLDPEIIEGAYTLEVSSPGLDRPLKSVADFTRNVGRFIRVTRSTGKPVVGKLVSADEENLTLTVKGAKEDTVVPRAEVLVAKVDVQI from the coding sequence TTGGCTAACGAAAAGTTGGATTCGCTGATTGCTCAGGCTTGCGAAGCTGTGGGCGTCACCTTGGTGGAACAGGACATGTTCCGCGCTGGAAAGCGTAAGACGCTCCGTCTCTACATCGACAAGCCCGAAGGTGTATCTATCGATGACTGCTCCGCCGTGAGCCGCCATTTGTCTGACGCCTTGGACCTGGATCCTGAAATTATTGAAGGGGCTTACACTCTGGAAGTGTCTTCCCCGGGGTTGGACCGCCCCCTGAAGTCGGTTGCCGATTTTACTCGCAATGTGGGTCGTTTTATTCGCGTGACCCGCAGCACCGGTAAGCCCGTGGTTGGTAAGCTGGTTAGTGCAGATGAAGAAAATTTGACGCTTACCGTAAAGGGCGCTAAGGAGGACACCGTTGTTCCTCGTGCTGAAGTGCTGGTAGCGAAAGTGGATGTACAAATCTAA
- a CDS encoding LTA synthase family protein: protein MENLFASQKRFKDVFRILSTVFAFWGVHAILRVLLLFRNNPYGIPFVSKPDWYIFHAICIDFIWLVEMALPFVLLAFLLSPDSKARRFLSPVFTTLQGILLPFTLLDHEFCRFLGTHFSISLLDTYKDASSITMLFDYVAADQSVPYLQWFVLLTMVPAAIFLGKFILSRFKKCNYRGSLLKAVLIGCLVFFGASELFLKVIWTGGNRMRKLEPVVSIFTRDIKNIIVGEGEMDPTYLKAATATARRVWAEVEGDNADQYEYPDEKYPLYRVRKSSAEDPYRIYIPAIVDSASGDTIRPNFLVIFMESQRGLDVGYMDSKARLDDFMGRKGRPSATPVLDSLARAGSAWTNFFASGIPTVGGVLSTHFGFPPHRFKSTASELTYVDVPSFASILRDAGYKAQFFAAADPAWDNLSVWFQKWYDRTHYDRQYEDDSTFFDATAAFIKDSLAPVAASENKPFIASMITRSNHYPFNLVPGMPDSAKALPQAERMRWTMHWADAQLGRFLNKVSSEPWFKNTYVIVLGDHGFPQGEHGVSAIGSDAYSNVTRIPLVINGPGIEPFSFWASASQSDVAPTILSLARVNGPNSFLGHNLFRIGFDNPPEMFEPGDLDPWHGCFAIGAHSGKVAMNDFFFRVIGDASGESSPMLFSGFDFEELEDLTQKDDSYVREQFAMSHKEILQKAWSMKALADTLTALNDWILVHNRVNPVNK, encoded by the coding sequence ATGGAAAACTTGTTTGCGTCACAAAAGCGGTTTAAGGATGTTTTTAGGATCCTCTCTACGGTATTTGCCTTCTGGGGAGTTCATGCCATCCTCCGAGTGTTGCTGCTTTTCAGGAATAATCCTTACGGCATTCCCTTTGTGTCCAAGCCGGACTGGTACATTTTCCATGCCATCTGCATTGACTTTATCTGGCTTGTGGAAATGGCCCTGCCCTTTGTTCTCCTGGCTTTTTTGCTTTCGCCGGATTCAAAGGCCCGCAGGTTCTTAAGTCCTGTATTTACGACCCTTCAGGGAATCCTACTTCCCTTTACCTTGCTGGACCATGAATTCTGCAGATTCCTGGGAACCCACTTTTCCATATCCCTGTTGGACACTTACAAGGATGCATCCTCCATCACCATGCTGTTTGACTACGTGGCGGCGGACCAGTCCGTACCTTACCTGCAGTGGTTCGTACTTTTGACCATGGTGCCTGCGGCTATATTCTTGGGGAAGTTTATTCTGAGCCGCTTTAAGAAATGCAATTATAGAGGCTCCCTTTTGAAGGCCGTCCTGATTGGCTGTCTTGTATTTTTTGGCGCCTCCGAATTATTCCTGAAGGTCATCTGGACGGGCGGAAACCGCATGCGTAAGCTGGAACCTGTGGTAAGCATTTTTACTCGCGATATCAAGAATATTATCGTGGGCGAGGGGGAGATGGACCCCACGTATTTGAAGGCGGCTACGGCAACCGCCCGCAGAGTCTGGGCGGAAGTGGAAGGGGATAATGCCGATCAGTATGAATATCCCGACGAAAAATATCCGTTGTACCGCGTGCGGAAATCTTCGGCTGAAGATCCTTACCGAATTTATATTCCTGCCATTGTGGATTCTGCCAGTGGAGATACGATACGTCCTAACTTCCTGGTGATCTTTATGGAATCCCAGCGGGGTCTGGACGTTGGCTACATGGACAGCAAAGCTCGATTGGATGACTTCATGGGGCGTAAGGGTCGCCCCAGCGCAACACCTGTGCTAGATTCCCTTGCTCGAGCAGGTTCTGCCTGGACTAATTTTTTCGCCAGCGGAATACCTACGGTAGGAGGCGTTCTTTCTACTCACTTCGGTTTCCCGCCCCATCGTTTTAAATCTACGGCATCGGAATTGACTTATGTGGACGTTCCCAGCTTCGCGTCCATTTTGCGAGATGCGGGTTACAAGGCTCAGTTCTTTGCGGCTGCGGACCCTGCCTGGGATAATCTTTCCGTGTGGTTCCAGAAGTGGTACGACCGTACTCATTATGACCGTCAGTACGAAGACGATTCCACGTTCTTTGATGCTACTGCAGCCTTCATCAAGGATAGTCTTGCTCCCGTTGCTGCTAGCGAGAATAAACCTTTCATTGCTTCCATGATTACCCGTAGCAATCATTATCCTTTCAACCTTGTTCCGGGAATGCCTGATTCTGCAAAAGCTTTGCCTCAGGCGGAACGTATGCGCTGGACCATGCATTGGGCAGACGCCCAGCTGGGACGTTTTTTGAACAAAGTATCTAGTGAGCCCTGGTTCAAGAATACTTACGTGATTGTTCTTGGAGATCATGGTTTCCCTCAGGGGGAACATGGGGTTTCCGCCATCGGTAGCGATGCCTATTCCAATGTGACCAGGATTCCCCTTGTGATAAATGGTCCGGGTATTGAACCATTTTCTTTCTGGGCTTCGGCTAGCCAATCTGATGTGGCTCCCACCATCCTTTCTCTTGCTCGGGTCAATGGGCCTAATTCGTTCCTTGGTCATAACTTGTTCAGAATAGGTTTTGACAATCCCCCGGAAATGTTTGAGCCTGGTGATTTAGATCCATGGCATGGTTGTTTTGCTATTGGCGCTCACTCGGGAAAGGTGGCCATGAATGATTTTTTCTTCAGGGTCATCGGGGACGCTTCCGGTGAATCTTCCCCCATGCTTTTTTCTGGATTTGATTTTGAGGAATTGGAGGACTTGACTCAGAAGGATGATAGCTATGTTCGTGAACAGTTCGCCATGTCCCATAAAGAAATCCTTCAGAAGGCTTGGTCCATGAAGGCTTTGGCTGACACCTTGACCGCTTTGAATGACTGGATTCTCGTCCACAACAGGGTGAATCCCGTGAACAAATAG
- a CDS encoding NUDIX domain-containing protein, whose amino-acid sequence MIEYTYAAEIAEADREILLNSRIYTEWLAAAEKKFKVSKVHFASADFLMKGRQPLFIKLQATANLPDGRPVHGIVLVRGNAVGILVVLRCEGKPYLLLVRQPRFAITEQSSLEIPAGILDWTGDYRKVALSELEEEAQIKAEDSELIDLMDFWYNGSTPGFAASCGLLDERIRLYAIEREVTPEQLKAMDGKDQQYTEEIEWIRTEVLPYEEAGHQFVDGKNLIAMFLYERWLKAQGRSL is encoded by the coding sequence ATGATTGAATATACCTACGCTGCGGAAATTGCTGAAGCAGATCGTGAAATCCTTCTGAACTCTCGAATTTATACGGAATGGCTTGCCGCCGCCGAAAAGAAGTTTAAGGTCTCCAAGGTTCATTTCGCTTCAGCAGATTTTTTGATGAAGGGCCGCCAGCCCTTGTTTATCAAGCTGCAGGCTACTGCAAATCTTCCCGATGGTCGTCCTGTTCACGGGATTGTTCTTGTTCGCGGTAACGCCGTAGGTATTCTGGTGGTGTTGCGCTGTGAAGGCAAGCCTTACTTACTGCTGGTGCGCCAGCCCCGCTTTGCCATTACGGAACAGTCTTCTCTGGAAATTCCCGCAGGTATTCTGGACTGGACCGGAGACTACCGCAAGGTGGCTCTTTCTGAACTGGAAGAAGAAGCCCAGATCAAGGCTGAAGATTCTGAACTGATCGACTTGATGGACTTCTGGTATAACGGTTCCACTCCGGGCTTTGCCGCAAGCTGTGGCTTGCTGGATGAACGCATCCGTCTTTACGCCATTGAACGTGAGGTGACTCCCGAACAGCTGAAGGCCATGGATGGTAAGGACCAGCAGTACACCGAAGAAATCGAATGGATTCGTACGGAAGTTCTTCCTTACGAAGAAGCGGGACACCAGTTTGTCGATGGAAAGAACTTGATTGCCATGTTCCTCTATGAACGCTGGCTCAAGGCTCAGGGACGTTCCCTCTAA
- a CDS encoding M23 family metallopeptidase yields the protein MAVEFKEYKGKRKPINPQHKFPLLRLLIVAIAAFAVYWSGLPTKIANALPLPGNEPEVVVETWDSRCVATGGTPTAVNDSLGQCHWLLQDPDSLILPDPFLRYLSSIRKVQSPEIFWVAKVKDFSNPLVVLFQDAQREYFYHVMKQDSSYVWIRKGNSPSDGCRFPGVCPHMPLEWSALAITEGFDFEGQESLIAMDVFRGAGEAPIYAVLPGRVLDLGKDSLGYFVELDHGNNISSKTSGMGLGNDSLKVGDVVKVDMPIGRLAPMDSSVFYLSVRENGHFVRWKDFYAEAYPFTDKEIAAFEGALSKTVERKP from the coding sequence ATGGCTGTTGAATTTAAGGAATATAAGGGCAAGCGTAAGCCCATTAATCCTCAACATAAGTTCCCTTTGCTTAGGCTGCTGATTGTTGCCATAGCCGCTTTTGCCGTATATTGGTCTGGTCTTCCTACTAAAATTGCCAATGCGCTTCCACTGCCGGGAAACGAACCTGAAGTGGTCGTAGAAACCTGGGATAGTCGCTGTGTAGCTACTGGCGGAACTCCCACCGCGGTTAACGACAGCCTGGGCCAGTGTCACTGGTTGTTGCAGGATCCTGATTCCCTGATTCTTCCGGACCCCTTCCTTCGTTATCTTTCCTCCATCAGGAAGGTCCAGTCTCCCGAAATTTTCTGGGTAGCCAAGGTCAAGGATTTTTCCAATCCTCTCGTTGTTCTTTTCCAGGATGCCCAAAGGGAATACTTCTATCATGTGATGAAACAGGATTCCAGCTATGTCTGGATCCGCAAGGGGAACTCTCCCAGTGATGGTTGCCGTTTCCCTGGGGTTTGTCCGCATATGCCTTTGGAATGGTCCGCCTTGGCTATTACCGAGGGCTTTGACTTTGAAGGCCAGGAATCCCTGATCGCTATGGATGTTTTCCGCGGTGCAGGGGAGGCTCCCATTTATGCTGTCCTGCCGGGTCGCGTTCTTGACCTGGGGAAGGATTCCCTGGGATACTTCGTGGAATTGGATCACGGAAATAATATCTCCAGCAAGACTTCCGGGATGGGACTTGGAAATGATTCCCTGAAGGTTGGGGATGTGGTTAAGGTGGACATGCCCATCGGCAGACTAGCCCCTATGGACAGCTCTGTATTCTATCTCTCCGTTCGGGAGAATGGTCACTTTGTCCGCTGGAAGGATTTTTATGCGGAAGCATATCCTTTTACCGACAAGGAGATTGCAGCCTTTGAAGGCGCACTCTCAAAGACCGTGGAAAGGAAGCCGTAA
- a CDS encoding STAS domain-containing protein — protein MAVKNYREVGIFDLLCAPLNPIGAFDAEQFKKDVLELLSEKSDEKFLAVDLSGLDFVYSDAYNAFIQFQEEMESRGGQFALLTSNKIIIDGLKKAGLDKRFQILASEEDMMSYSLQVQNPSEQPAVAEEDAAPVAAVASQNVSIQNEPTQSVSSQNAAGSLEETRIVPPTSRPTGSHRRFTKSFNAIPKEEDKQQKKGLDVPFDEEPSSAKTVIVVVLLLLIAVGATLAFFYIK, from the coding sequence ATGGCTGTTAAGAATTATAGAGAAGTTGGAATTTTTGACTTGTTGTGTGCCCCGTTGAATCCGATTGGGGCCTTTGATGCTGAACAATTCAAAAAGGATGTTCTAGAACTTCTCAGCGAAAAATCTGACGAAAAGTTCCTCGCCGTAGATCTTTCTGGCCTGGATTTCGTCTACAGCGACGCCTATAACGCCTTCATCCAGTTCCAGGAAGAAATGGAAAGCCGTGGCGGTCAGTTCGCTCTTCTTACCAGCAACAAGATTATTATCGATGGCCTCAAGAAAGCGGGCTTGGATAAGCGCTTCCAGATTCTCGCCTCCGAAGAAGACATGATGTCTTACTCTCTCCAGGTCCAGAATCCTTCCGAACAGCCTGCTGTAGCAGAGGAAGATGCTGCTCCTGTAGCCGCGGTTGCCTCTCAGAACGTTTCCATTCAGAACGAACCGACCCAAAGCGTCTCTTCTCAGAATGCCGCAGGTTCCCTGGAAGAAACCAGAATCGTTCCGCCCACATCTCGCCCCACCGGTAGTCACCGCAGATTTACCAAGAGCTTTAACGCAATCCCCAAGGAAGAGGATAAGCAGCAGAAGAAGGGCCTGGACGTCCCGTTCGACGAAGAACCTTCTTCGGCAAAAACGGTCATTGTGGTTGTTCTTCTCCTGTTGATTGCTGTAGGTGCAACGCTGGCCTTCTTCTACATCAAGTAA